In the Geoanaerobacter pelophilus genome, CGGACCGAGATCATTGACCAGACCGCTGAAATATCGCTGGAGGACACCATTGTCGAGGAAGACATGGTGGTTACGGTCAGCCATACCGGTTACATCAAGCGCAATGCGGTAACCTTGTACCGGGCGCAACGCCGAGGTGGCAAGGGTAAAACAGGGATGAAAACCAAAGATGAGGATTTTGTCGAGCATCTGTTCATCGCCTCGTCCAAGGATCACCTGATGTTTTTCACCGATGCTGGCAGGTGCTACTGGATGAAGGTTTATGAAATACCGGAGGGCGGGCGCGCCACCAGAGGCAAGGCCATCGTAAACCTGCTCAACCTCAATCAGGGCGAAAAGATTTCAGCGATTCTTTCAGTAAAAGAGTTCAGCGAAGATCGCTTCCTGATGATGGCAACCCGCCAGGGCGTGGTCAAGAAAAGTCCGCTGCGTGAATATTCCAATATCCGCTCGGGCGGGATTATTGCCGTTAACCTGGATGAAGGGGACAAGCTGATTTCCGTTGCCATAACCGACGGCAAACAGGACGTGTTGCTGGCATCAAAGAACGGCAAATCGATCCGCTTCAAAGAGGCGGATGCCAGACCGATGGGGCGCGTATCGCGCGGCGTGCGCGGCATGACGCTGGAAGACGACGATATGGTTATCGGTATGGAAATCCTAAACGACAGCTTTGTCGGATCATCGCTGTTCACGGTAACAGAGCACGGCTATGGAAAACGCACTGAACTGAGCGAGTACCGGCTCCAGTCCAGGAGCGGTAAAGGGATTATCACCATCAAAACCACGGAGCGTAATGGCTGCGTCGTTGACATCAAACAGGTAACCGACGAAAATGACCTGATGCTGATCACTGATCAGGGCAAGATCATCAGGATGCCGGTTGCCGGCTTCTCGGTAATCGGCCGCAACACCCAGGGTGTCCGGCTAATGGTCACCGAAGCAGAAGAGCGGATCGTTGCTGTTGCCAAACTTGCCGAAAAGGACGACAGTGAAGATCTTGCTGGCGACGATGAAGAGTTTGCGGAGATTGACACTCCAGAGGTTGTGGAAGAAGATTAGGACTCGACATTGTGACTATGGAACGGCACAGAACTCTTGATAACAGTCTCAAGGAGCGGCACGACATCATTCGCCTGTTGAAGCAGGTTGAACGGGAAGATGTGTCTTTCGATGAGATCGATACCATCGGTCGCTCACTGAAACTGGCTGGGAAAAGAGCCCTTACTCCCCTGCTCAAGCGGCTGTGGCAAGAGACGGACGGAGAGCTGATCTCCAGATTCGCTTACTTGCTGGATTTCTTTGATGAGGAGCCATGGCTTGACCAGCTGATACAGGTTGCGCTCCGCAGAACCGATCTGGACAGTTCCGCCAAATCAGCGCTGCTTGGAGCGTTGCAGGATTATGGCGTGGATATTACCACCCCGCCCTTTGCCAATATGCTGGACGATCTGGGTGGTCCCCTTGCCGAAACCCTACCCCGGATGCTCGACCGGGGTGAGGAGGGGCTGATTGAGTTCATGGAGGACTTTCTCCAATATCCTCAGGAGATGCAGACTGCCATAATTCAAGAAATGGCTCAGATCGCGGACCCCAGAGTGTTGCAGCTTCTTGAGATCATGCTCGGGCTTGATTCGCCTGAACTACTCAAGGAAATCGTGACGACACTGGGGAAGATTCGCGACAGTGCTGCAGCAGATGTGCTGGCCCGGTGTGCTGCTGCAAAAGAACAACCTCTGGCTGACCTTTGCCTGAGGAGTTTGCGGCGCTTGGCTTTTTTGGACATAACCCCCTCAACTTCGGATCTTCAGCTCTCGGCCAGTCAGTTTCACGTGTCATGGGCAAGTCCGCTGGACGGGGCAGGATACCGAACCCTCTGGTTTGCCCGTTGGGGCGGGCCGGGAATGCTCTCGTTCATATGCCTGCATCTGCATGAGACCACCGGGGTCAGGGCTGCCTGGGGCTCAAGCTCGATCTCGGTAACGGAATTTGACAATATCAGCAGGGATCGGGTTATCGAGGATGGTCTGGTCAGGGTGGATATCAGTTATGCCTTGCAGCTGCTCCGCGATGCCTTATTCCGGAACCGGGATACTCTGTTCCAATTACCGCCAGAATATTACGTCCTAAAGGGGATTTTCAAGGGTGAAGAGCTGATCCCCACTCCGTATCTGCCGGATTTCACCGAGTTTGATCTGAATGCCTTGGCCCATTCCACCAAGTTGCTTATGGACGGAGCCAGGCTTTTTGAGGACGATTGCTTTGCCGGCTGGTACATGGCCACTTGTCGGGTCTATGACTTTGCCGAAGAGTGGATAGCGCTTGAAAAAAAAGGTGATGGCAAGTCACTGGCAAAGGGGCTTGATGCCATACTCGATCGCTATTGCCGCGATCTCATTGCCCCGATTGTTGATCAGATCAGAAACCGTTTGCTGCTCACTGCGGATCTCCTGCTCAAGACCGGCAGGGAGCGATCGCTTGTGGAAACTACGCTTGCCTCGGCCATGAGCCTGGGCAGCTTTGCCATGCCGTATCATTTGCATCCGTTTATTCGGCAACTGGCGCTGGAAAGCATGGATGCGGCTCGTGTGGCTTTAGATGAAGGCTATGACCTGAGAGAGCATCCGCATGAAGCGGATGATGACGAATGGCTCGACTAGTCTGGTAAACGGTTCTTTTCCGCCCTGGCGGTGTCAATCCGCGGAGTCGCTTGTACGGCGTACTGACCAGTACGCCTCCGCGCTTCTCCTTGATTTCCTTGCCAGAACGAAAAACTCCTCGTTTCCTGAAATCGCTTTACGGAGTGAGATATGAATAGCAGTATCGGTGTGATAGGAGCGGGAAGCTGGGGGACAACCCTTGCTGATCTGCTGGCGAAAAAGGGGCACACGGTTACTCTCTGGGCGTACGAAGCGGAGCTGGTTGCAGAAATGAAGGCAACCAGGATTAATGGGCTGTTTCTGCCCGGGATTACCCTGTCGTCAGGACTGCAGTTTACCAATGACCTTGCTGCGGCAGTCAGAGATAAGGATTTTCTCCTCTTCGTCGTGCCATCTCAGTCAATGCGTAGCGTCCTGCAGCAGGTTGTCGCTGAAATTTCGCCGGCTACTGTTGTTGCCAGTGCCTCCAAAGGGATCGAAGTCGGCACCCTGATGGCGGTTTCGCAACTCTTTGAGGAGCTCCTTCCGGCCCAGCTTTTCAAAAGATTTACCGTGCTCTCCGGTCCCAGCTTCGCCCGGGAGGTTGCCCAGGAGATGCCGACTGCTGTTGTTGCTGCTTCTGCAGATGAGGAAGCTGCGCGCTTTGTGCAGGAGGTGTTCACCTGCGGTTATTTCAGGGTCTATACCAACAATGACGTCATTGGTGCTGAGTTGGGAGGGGCTTTGAAAAATGTTATTGCAATTGCCGCCGGGATCTCGGATGGCCTAGGTTTTGGCTGCAACACCCGTGCAGCGTTGATAACCAGGGGGCTGGCGGAAATAAGCCGCCTTGGTCTTGCCCTGGGAGCCAAACCTGAGACCTTTTCCGGCCTGGCCGGCATGGGAGACCTTGTGCTTACCTGCACCGGGGAGCTCTCCCGCAACCGTTCAGTTGGGATGAAGCTTGGCAGAGGTCGTCGCCTCTCTGAAATTCTGGGCGAAATGCACATGGTTG is a window encoding:
- a CDS encoding HEAT repeat domain-containing protein; the protein is MERHRTLDNSLKERHDIIRLLKQVEREDVSFDEIDTIGRSLKLAGKRALTPLLKRLWQETDGELISRFAYLLDFFDEEPWLDQLIQVALRRTDLDSSAKSALLGALQDYGVDITTPPFANMLDDLGGPLAETLPRMLDRGEEGLIEFMEDFLQYPQEMQTAIIQEMAQIADPRVLQLLEIMLGLDSPELLKEIVTTLGKIRDSAAADVLARCAAAKEQPLADLCLRSLRRLAFLDITPSTSDLQLSASQFHVSWASPLDGAGYRTLWFARWGGPGMLSFICLHLHETTGVRAAWGSSSISVTEFDNISRDRVIEDGLVRVDISYALQLLRDALFRNRDTLFQLPPEYYVLKGIFKGEELIPTPYLPDFTEFDLNALAHSTKLLMDGARLFEDDCFAGWYMATCRVYDFAEEWIALEKKGDGKSLAKGLDAILDRYCRDLIAPIVDQIRNRLLLTADLLLKTGRERSLVETTLASAMSLGSFAMPYHLHPFIRQLALESMDAARVALDEGYDLREHPHEADDDEWLD
- a CDS encoding NAD(P)H-dependent glycerol-3-phosphate dehydrogenase, producing the protein MNSSIGVIGAGSWGTTLADLLAKKGHTVTLWAYEAELVAEMKATRINGLFLPGITLSSGLQFTNDLAAAVRDKDFLLFVVPSQSMRSVLQQVVAEISPATVVASASKGIEVGTLMAVSQLFEELLPAQLFKRFTVLSGPSFAREVAQEMPTAVVAASADEEAARFVQEVFTCGYFRVYTNNDVIGAELGGALKNVIAIAAGISDGLGFGCNTRAALITRGLAEISRLGLALGAKPETFSGLAGMGDLVLTCTGELSRNRSVGMKLGRGRRLSEILGEMHMVAEGVKTAESAWALAQRHTIDMPITEQVYKVLYEDKPARSAVVELMTRNLKAEGI